A portion of the Chloroflexaceae bacterium genome contains these proteins:
- a CDS encoding serine/threonine protein kinase yields the protein MEQPLICPACHADNQPRARFCKQCGYDLILNNDGPRFFLTRTIKEGGQGAVFEGRDETGRVVAVKEMLDRFTDPQERAEAVQRFEAEAEMLSRLSHPRIPRIFASFNDGGRHYLVMEFIRGQDLEDLVAREGPQPEARVLEWADQLCDVLEYLHGRGLVYRDMKPSNVMLEQPAGTLKVIDFGIARVFQPQQRVTQIGTPGYAPPEQYQGLATPRSDIYALGATLHHLLSGRDPRDHPPFTFPRLTGVSSRTADAIERALQMRPEDRFQSIAEFRAALLPATSPVVAVAPTAATLPATRPAPAAPAPAPAAPRAPAAPAPAAPAPAAPPPSAPAPAASPAPAAATRRRSGFLWVLGLLALLVAGGVGAFLLIRPSWSAPVPRPTATPEVLVAQPFSVRDLEIDVPYGASREAVDQAFEAAFLALARQDCQCDARIAPGSLVYLYGGEPRQVGIVGNRERYRASLEAMLLVPQR from the coding sequence ATGGAGCAACCACTGATCTGCCCCGCCTGTCACGCCGACAATCAGCCGCGGGCGCGCTTTTGCAAGCAGTGCGGCTACGATCTGATTCTGAACAACGATGGGCCGCGGTTCTTCCTGACCAGAACGATTAAAGAAGGCGGGCAGGGCGCGGTGTTTGAGGGGCGCGATGAGACCGGCCGGGTGGTCGCGGTGAAAGAGATGCTCGACCGCTTTACCGACCCGCAGGAGCGCGCCGAGGCGGTGCAGCGCTTTGAAGCCGAGGCGGAGATGCTCAGCCGCCTCAGCCATCCGCGCATTCCACGGATCTTCGCCTCATTCAACGACGGCGGGCGGCACTACCTGGTGATGGAGTTCATCCGCGGCCAGGATCTGGAGGACCTGGTCGCCCGCGAGGGCCCGCAACCCGAGGCGCGGGTGCTCGAATGGGCCGATCAGCTCTGCGACGTGCTGGAGTATCTGCACGGCAGGGGCCTGGTCTACCGTGACATGAAGCCCTCGAATGTGATGCTCGAGCAGCCCGCCGGGACGCTGAAGGTGATTGACTTCGGCATCGCCCGTGTCTTTCAGCCCCAGCAACGGGTGACGCAGATCGGCACGCCGGGCTACGCTCCTCCCGAACAGTATCAGGGCCTGGCCACGCCGCGTTCAGACATCTACGCTCTGGGAGCGACCCTGCACCACCTGCTGAGCGGGCGCGACCCGCGCGACCATCCGCCCTTCACCTTCCCGCGACTGACCGGCGTCTCGTCACGCACCGCCGACGCGATCGAGCGGGCGTTGCAGATGCGCCCGGAGGATCGCTTTCAGAGCATCGCCGAGTTTCGCGCGGCGTTGCTACCGGCCACGTCGCCGGTGGTTGCAGTAGCCCCCACGGCGGCCACGCTACCGGCGACCCGCCCGGCTCCAGCCGCGCCTGCTCCGGCCCCCGCCGCGCCGCGCGCGCCCGCCGCACCCGCCCCGGCAGCGCCCGCGCCCGCCGCGCCACCGCCGTCCGCTCCGGCCCCCGCCGCGTCACCCGCGCCCGCGGCGGCAACCAGGCGACGCTCGGGGTTCCTCTGGGTGCTGGGGTTGCTGGCGCTGTTGGTAGCCGGTGGCGTTGGGGCCTTCCTGCTGATCCGCCCATCCTGGTCGGCCCCCGTGCCGCGTCCGACAGCAACCCCGGAGGTGCTGGTGGCGCAGCCCTTCAGTGTGCGCGATCTGGAGATTGATGTGCCGTATGGCGCCAGTCGCGAAGCAGTGGATCAGGCCTTCGAGGCCGCCTTCCTGGCGCTGGCGCGGCAGGACTGCCAGTGCGATGCGCGGATTGCGCCCGGCAGCCTGGTGTACCTCTACGGCGGCGAGCCGCGACAGGTGGGGATCGTGGGCAACCGCGAACGCTACCGGGCCTCGCTGGAAGCAATGCTGCTGGTGCCGCAGCGCTGA
- a CDS encoding aminoacyl-tRNA deacylase, producing MSKLNSQRLLERLQVAYTTHAYAYDPDDPPDAVEVARRTGLPPGQVFKTLVLGGASQGRPVLVMLPADRQLDLKRCAAAFGQKRLELLTRAETERLTGLKIGGIGALALTSKRWPCYLDRSATAYERIYVNPGQRGIMLGVAVADLLRVLGAQLVDVAA from the coding sequence ATGAGCAAACTCAACTCCCAACGCCTGCTGGAGCGCCTCCAGGTTGCCTACACCACCCACGCCTACGCCTATGACCCCGACGATCCGCCAGACGCCGTGGAAGTTGCCCGACGCACCGGCCTGCCGCCCGGCCAGGTCTTCAAGACCCTGGTGCTTGGCGGGGCCAGCCAGGGGCGGCCCGTGCTGGTCATGCTCCCTGCCGACCGCCAGCTCGATCTAAAGCGCTGCGCGGCCGCGTTTGGCCAGAAGCGGCTCGAACTGCTGACCCGAGCCGAAACCGAGCGCCTTACCGGGCTAAAAATCGGCGGCATCGGCGCCCTGGCCCTCACCTCCAAACGCTGGCCCTGCTACCTGGACCGCTCGGCGACGGCCTATGAGCGCATCTACGTCAATCCCGGGCAACGGGGAATCATGCTTGGCGTGGCTGTCGCCGATCTGCTGCGGGTGCTTGGCGCCCAACTGGTGGATGTAGCGGCATAG
- a CDS encoding amino acid ABC transporter substrate-binding protein, translating to MGSRFASWSSLWSSRLPVRLLALLAAALPLGACAGLLPGEQPTPVVVIVTATPPPGQPTLPAPPPTLVAAPTEAPTFTPAVAGDTTATPASEARSGLLQRVRERGRLICGANADLPGFGFYDRVRDEWSGFDVDFCRAIAAAIFDDPAAVEFIGLTTSGPKERFAAVRNGTVDVLIRNTTWTLGRDIAGLAFGPTTFHDGQTFMVRASARISTSADLAGKRVCVARGTTSEQNLADDFAARGIAFEAVLFDDEGRLYPAYDRGECDAVTSDSSQLVSKRQTLSVPADHVILGERISREPLGPVFIENDERWRDVVSWVVFATIYAEELRVTKENVEQQRAQSDDPRVRRLLGLEGEFGQGLGLSNDFAYAVIRHVGNYGDIYDRNLGPRTPFALDRGPNKVWNLGQGGVLASPPFR from the coding sequence GTGGGATCTCGATTTGCCTCGTGGTCATCGCTGTGGTCGAGCCGTCTGCCAGTACGCCTGCTGGCGTTGCTGGCGGCGGCCTTGCCGCTTGGCGCCTGCGCCGGCTTGCTGCCCGGCGAGCAGCCCACCCCTGTGGTGGTGATCGTTACCGCTACCCCGCCTCCCGGTCAGCCAACCCTTCCTGCGCCGCCTCCGACGCTGGTAGCGGCGCCCACTGAAGCGCCGACCTTCACTCCGGCTGTCGCCGGTGATACGACTGCTACCCCGGCCTCCGAGGCGCGCTCAGGATTGCTGCAACGGGTGCGCGAGCGCGGACGGCTGATCTGCGGCGCCAATGCCGACCTCCCCGGCTTCGGGTTCTATGACCGGGTGCGCGATGAGTGGAGCGGCTTCGATGTGGATTTTTGCCGCGCCATCGCCGCGGCGATCTTCGACGATCCTGCCGCTGTGGAGTTCATCGGTCTCACCACCTCGGGCCCCAAAGAGCGCTTTGCCGCCGTGCGCAACGGGACGGTGGACGTGCTCATTCGCAATACGACCTGGACCCTCGGCCGCGATATCGCCGGGCTGGCTTTCGGGCCGACTACCTTTCATGACGGGCAGACCTTTATGGTCCGCGCCAGCGCGCGCATCTCCACCTCGGCTGACCTGGCCGGTAAGCGCGTCTGCGTGGCGCGAGGCACGACCAGCGAGCAGAATCTGGCCGATGACTTCGCCGCCCGCGGCATCGCCTTCGAGGCCGTGCTCTTCGACGACGAGGGCCGGCTCTACCCGGCCTATGATCGCGGCGAATGCGACGCGGTGACCAGCGACAGTTCGCAACTCGTCTCTAAGCGCCAGACCCTGAGCGTCCCGGCAGACCACGTCATCCTCGGCGAGCGGATCTCGCGGGAGCCGCTGGGACCGGTGTTCATCGAGAACGACGAGCGGTGGCGCGACGTGGTGAGCTGGGTGGTCTTCGCAACGATCTACGCCGAAGAGTTGCGAGTGACGAAGGAGAATGTCGAACAGCAGCGCGCCCAGAGCGATGATCCGCGGGTCAGGCGTCTGCTCGGGCTCGAGGGCGAATTTGGCCAGGGCCTGGGCCTGAGTAACGATTTCGCCTACGCTGTTATCCGCCACGTCGGCAACTACGGCGACATCTACGACCGTAACCTGGGGCCGCGCACGCCCTTCGCCCTCGACCGCGGCCCGAACAAGGTCTGGAACCTGGGCCAGGGCGGCGTGCTGGCCTCGCCGCCTTTTCGTTAA
- a CDS encoding Cof-type HAD-IIB family hydrolase encodes MSYRLIAIDLDGTLIDAAHQPGPGSAAAIAACEARGVRVVLATGRSFASAAPYVRALGLRPPHITLNGAIMVEPNTGRPSVRATLTREQLSLALDLLNERGIAHIVYGAAGIYAVPGTARLDMLAPYGETPAVFCAPAELYDVPAPLKVLAFLHPGSLDQELAAAASERVATIRSGAGFFEFVPPGVSKGEALSELMACYGVTRDEVLAIGDGENDLSMFAVAGMSVAMADAPAAVRAQARALTGTCVEGGVAQALRRFVLCQGVAC; translated from the coding sequence ATGTCGTACCGGCTGATCGCCATTGACCTCGATGGAACCCTGATTGACGCCGCGCACCAGCCGGGGCCGGGCAGCGCGGCGGCTATCGCTGCCTGCGAGGCCCGCGGCGTGCGCGTGGTGCTTGCCACCGGGCGCAGCTTCGCCTCCGCCGCGCCCTACGTCCGCGCTCTGGGACTGCGACCGCCGCACATCACCCTCAACGGCGCGATCATGGTTGAACCGAACACCGGGCGCCCTAGCGTGCGCGCAACCCTTACCAGGGAACAACTCTCGCTGGCGCTCGACCTGCTCAACGAGCGCGGTATTGCCCACATCGTCTACGGGGCCGCCGGGATCTACGCTGTGCCCGGCACGGCGCGGCTGGACATGCTGGCGCCCTACGGCGAGACGCCCGCGGTCTTCTGCGCGCCGGCGGAACTATACGACGTGCCGGCGCCGCTCAAAGTGCTGGCTTTTCTCCACCCCGGCTCGCTTGACCAGGAACTGGCCGCGGCGGCCAGTGAGCGCGTGGCGACGATCCGCAGCGGCGCGGGTTTCTTTGAGTTCGTGCCGCCGGGAGTCAGCAAGGGCGAAGCGTTGAGCGAACTGATGGCGTGCTATGGTGTGACCCGCGACGAGGTGCTGGCGATCGGCGATGGCGAGAATGACCTGAGCATGTTCGCCGTGGCCGGCATGAGCGTGGCCATGGCTGACGCCCCCGCGGCCGTGCGCGCTCAGGCGCGCGCCCTTACCGGCACGTGCGTTGAGGGCGGCGTAGCGCAGGCGCTGCGGAGATTCGTACTGTGCCAGGGCGTCGCATGTTGA
- a CDS encoding DUF2630 family protein → MADLKNRLTEVNAKIEALEEERRVIYEDSHVDEFEHPRLSVINEELEHLWDLKRRLEAAISAGLSELPVPPPETFEIGEQ, encoded by the coding sequence ATGGCTGATTTAAAGAACCGTCTTACGGAGGTTAACGCAAAGATTGAGGCCCTCGAAGAGGAACGGCGGGTTATCTATGAAGACAGCCACGTTGACGAATTCGAGCACCCCCGCCTTAGCGTGATCAACGAAGAACTGGAACATCTGTGGGACTTAAAGCGCCGTCTGGAAGCCGCCATCTCGGCCGGGTTGAGCGAGTTGCCTGTGCCGCCCCCCGAAACCTTTGAGATCGGTGAGCAGTGA